In Apium graveolens cultivar Ventura chromosome 10, ASM990537v1, whole genome shotgun sequence, the following are encoded in one genomic region:
- the LOC141690828 gene encoding uncharacterized protein LOC141690828, whose translation MADKKMTPLAKMNVARKSNEFPIRSRYTSLIDMINTRGDEYPSDAHLDAHDHISALRDPKELEKLSSCFKIKEPFKLVLAGAADRACQWKKDALCVYRDTLRAGIRFPFHPFIPLLLADVGISPCQLPPNSWRLILCYLSQCAKHKVPTSVAVFRKIFQFKNSPDKSPGWVSLNQRPTIPHIVNGKSIPDNNLGWKKDFLFIVWEGGDWGTLFRSSFGLTVDGSPNDITLTEEEARAFNFLTQDNGTSHSWDLIRETVLVERGLSPVHKKMAEKIEETTKPKDLETTRMKRAGKVFKDPRLGDRFPEFLLQATEPSEEGPSQVLRTKQRPGAYFQPAWGIRGKDSIVGSTALSKEWSKHSVSPVDYQDFVLQQDLEGNELFGGQALATANAHFQGAIHQAKAWKVGLEDANKKLEEANQRIEALEAQLASSTSDLETARAENVILKAQKDKAFDGWMDTQEFKDLMVEHDALLHPVSYKEGWDAAVEAIQDEFPEVLEQSSFPCPVRVPELGGVTNKLADMIKDGPSGSPGHKRKELEFSSGEEEASSEEDPAPAAKKIRVEEPPRAAPQNPVSPASSKASEGSSDGTSTGTSEGTTETSEETSDSGSEESQPSEA comes from the exons atggctgacaagaaaatgactcccttggccaagatgaacgtggctagaaagtccaatgagttccctatccgatcgaggtacacttctttaatcgacatgatcaataCTCGAGGAgatgagtacccgtctgatgcgcatctggacgcgcacgatcatattagtgccttaagggatcccaaggagctggaaaagttgagcagctgcttcaaaatcaaggaaccttttaagctggttcttgcaggtgcggccgacagggcctgccagtggaaAAAGGACGCGCTATgtgtctatagggatactctaagggcaggtatcagattcccttttcatcccttcattcctttgttactggctgatgtgggcatcagcccttgccaactcccccccaattcttggaggcttattctgtgctatctgtcacaatgtgccaagcacaaggTCCCTACTTCCGTTGCCGTTTTCAGGAaaatttttcagttcaaaaacagccctgataaaagtccgggttgggtttctctaaaccagcgccccactattccccatattgtgaatgggaagtccatccccgacaacaacttggggtggaagaaagattttttgttcattGTTTGGGAAGGCGGAGATTGGGGCACCCTGTTTCGGTCGTCCTTTGGGCTGAccgtggatgggagcccaaatgatataactttgactgaggaggaggctagagctttcaacttccttacgcaagacaatgggacttcccattcttgggaccttatccgggagacggtcctggtagaacgcggcctctcgcccgtccataagaaaa tggctgagaagattgaggagactaccaagcctaaggacctggagacaaccaggatgaagagggctggaaaggtctttaaagaccctcgccttggtgaccgcttccctgagttcctcctccaagcaacggagccaagcgaggaaggccccagccaagttttgcgcaccaagcagaggccaggggcctattttcaacctgcttgggggatccggggcaaggattcaatcgtgggcagcacggcgctgtccaaggaatggtctaagcattccgTCTCCCCGGtagactatcaagattttgtccttcaacaggacttagaggggaatgagcttttcggaggccaggctttggcgacg gctaacgcccatttccaaggggcaattcaccaagctaaggcttggaaggttggcctggaagatgctaacaagaagttggaggaggccaaccagagaatagaggcccttgaagctcaactggcctcttccacttctgacctggaaacagcccgggccgaaaatgttattctgaaggcgcagaaggataaagcctttgatggctggatggacacccaggagttcaaggacttgatggtggagcacgatgccctcctacacccagttagctataaggagggctgggacgctgctgtggaggccatccaagaTGAATTTCCGGAAGTCCtagagcagtcctcctttccttgccctgtgcgagttccggaGCTTGGGGGTGTTACTAACAAGCTAGCTGATATGATCAAAGACGGTCCTTCAGGGAGCCCAGGCCACAAGAGGAAAGAACTGGAGTTCAGTTCTGGGGAGGAGGAGGCTTCATCCGAAGAAGATCCAGCGCCTGCTGCGAAGAAGATCAGGGTCGAAGAGCCTCCAAGGGCTGCGCCTCAGAATCCAGTGTCTCCCGCATCCTCCAAAGCATCTGAAGGCAGTTCTGATGGAACCTCCACAGGGACTTCTGAAGGGacgactgagacgtccgaggagacctcggatagtggttccgaagaatctcagccttccgaggcctaa